A genome region from Sphingobacteriaceae bacterium GW460-11-11-14-LB5 includes the following:
- a CDS encoding thioredoxin, which yields MKIIKLAVLAFLFPVLTWAQTSNFSLTGKIGTLGAPAMAYIDYMDNGVSHEDSVVLVNGTFKFSGHISGNAYARMALDHTGGGKGKAVYTGDVIYFYFGKEQVSITSKDSLENAVFSGSKVYQEYDAYNKAIGGTIMALTKAVNIDFNSGTAEQKKDTAYMKAVDLRYRKNIQNRTDKQFQFAKEHPASYFALVALSEAAGSKVDVAKVQPLFNALNKAYRETDMGKELAQRIAASGITAVGNVAPLFTQNNVVGKPVSLASLKGKVVLVEFWASWCGPCRAENPNLVKQYQTYKDKGFEIISVSLDNVKERWLEAIEKDGLDWIHVSDLKGWNNEVGRLYGVRAVPASFLVDAQGKIIGNGLRGEPLNKKLAEIFN from the coding sequence ATGAAAATCATAAAATTAGCAGTATTGGCTTTTCTGTTCCCGGTTTTAACCTGGGCACAAACCTCAAATTTTAGTTTAACAGGTAAAATAGGTACGCTGGGTGCACCGGCAATGGCTTATATCGATTATATGGACAATGGCGTAAGTCACGAGGATTCTGTAGTCCTTGTTAACGGAACTTTTAAATTTTCCGGACATATTTCTGGCAATGCCTATGCCCGTATGGCACTCGATCATACCGGTGGAGGTAAAGGTAAGGCGGTGTATACCGGCGATGTGATTTACTTTTATTTTGGTAAAGAGCAGGTTAGCATCACTTCAAAAGATTCTTTAGAAAATGCTGTTTTTAGTGGATCTAAAGTTTATCAGGAATATGATGCCTATAACAAAGCCATTGGTGGTACCATTATGGCCCTTACCAAAGCGGTTAATATTGATTTTAACAGTGGTACAGCCGAGCAGAAAAAAGATACGGCTTACATGAAAGCTGTCGATCTGCGGTACAGAAAAAATATCCAGAACAGAACAGACAAACAATTCCAATTTGCCAAAGAACACCCTGCATCTTATTTCGCTTTAGTGGCGCTCTCAGAAGCTGCCGGAAGTAAGGTAGATGTAGCCAAAGTTCAACCGCTTTTTAACGCTTTAAACAAAGCATACCGCGAAACAGATATGGGCAAAGAACTGGCTCAACGTATTGCGGCAAGCGGCATTACTGCTGTCGGAAATGTTGCCCCGCTTTTCACGCAGAATAATGTTGTCGGTAAACCGGTCTCGCTGGCCAGTTTAAAGGGTAAAGTGGTGTTAGTTGAGTTTTGGGCAAGCTGGTGTGGCCCATGCAGAGCAGAAAACCCCAACCTGGTAAAACAATACCAGACCTACAAAGATAAGGGCTTCGAAATTATATCGGTTTCATTGGATAATGTAAAAGAACGCTGGTTAGAGGCGATTGAAAAAGACGGTTTAGACTGGATTCATGTATCTGATTTAAAAGGCTGGAACAATGAAGTGGGGCGTTTGTATGGCGTACGTGCGGTACCCGCAAGTTTTCTGGTTGATGCACAGGGCAAAATTATCGGCAATGGTTTACGTGGCGAACCTTTGAATAAAAAACTGGCGGAGATATTCAATTAA
- a CDS encoding RagB/SusD family nutrient uptake outer membrane protein — MKIRLLICLILITGLLSSCKKWLEVEPESEIAAPILFSTESGFMEAINGVYNRSTESDLYGKELTFGTTEVLAQNFSMREDGQDYRQTSLYNYKHGEFIKRKDKIWAGLYNAIVNCNLILENVDAKKNIFSGSNYAIIKGEALALRAYLHFDLLRLFAPSYLRNPSAKGIPYANKYTKEITPVSTVSETMDLIIRDLEESKQLLVADPIRSAGYIVNYPLVTDSLKNTEEKNPSLFLQNRRHRLNYYAVCGTLARVYLYKNDKVKALLNAKEVIDSKKFPWTAKSDFEAFEDSKKDRILYKELVFGWYIPGAAKDIKDNWFQSGTRGFYLIEDAADYIYEKATAGASDSRYKYWLSATSSQSSRSYDIVKYRRNPLSAEVNANLHYLMAPAIRLSEMYYIASECSYAGNPTAAVNYLKQVREARQIGDPLSINNEEDLIKELLKDARKEWLAEGQLFYMYKRLNRGIVGQTGVIIPASDNIFVLPLPNDEIVYGGR, encoded by the coding sequence ATGAAGATTAGATTGTTAATCTGCCTCATCTTAATAACAGGTTTATTGAGTTCCTGCAAAAAATGGCTGGAAGTTGAGCCAGAATCAGAAATAGCTGCTCCGATTTTATTCAGTACCGAAAGTGGTTTTATGGAAGCCATAAACGGCGTGTATAACCGTAGCACAGAATCAGATCTCTACGGTAAAGAACTCACATTTGGTACAACAGAAGTGCTGGCCCAAAATTTTTCGATGCGTGAAGACGGACAGGATTACAGACAAACCTCATTGTACAATTATAAACATGGTGAGTTTATCAAACGCAAGGATAAAATATGGGCAGGCTTATACAATGCAATTGTAAACTGTAACCTGATTCTCGAAAATGTAGATGCAAAAAAGAACATTTTTAGCGGGAGTAACTATGCCATTATCAAAGGAGAAGCCCTGGCATTAAGAGCATATCTGCATTTCGACCTGTTGCGTCTTTTTGCACCCTCTTATTTGAGAAACCCTTCGGCAAAAGGAATTCCCTATGCGAACAAATACACGAAAGAGATTACTCCGGTTTCTACCGTATCAGAAACCATGGATCTTATTATCAGGGATTTGGAAGAGTCGAAACAACTGTTGGTTGCCGATCCGATTCGGAGTGCCGGTTATATTGTAAACTATCCCTTGGTTACCGATTCGCTGAAAAATACCGAGGAGAAAAATCCAAGTCTTTTCCTGCAGAACAGAAGACATCGTTTGAATTATTATGCGGTATGTGGAACGCTTGCCCGGGTTTATCTTTATAAAAACGATAAGGTTAAAGCTTTACTGAACGCGAAAGAGGTAATCGACTCAAAAAAGTTTCCATGGACCGCTAAAAGTGATTTCGAGGCATTCGAAGATTCCAAGAAAGACCGTATCCTGTATAAGGAACTTGTTTTTGGATGGTATATCCCTGGCGCAGCAAAAGATATAAAAGACAATTGGTTTCAAAGTGGCACCAGAGGTTTTTACCTGATTGAAGACGCTGCAGATTATATTTATGAAAAAGCAACGGCCGGAGCAAGTGATTCACGTTATAAATACTGGCTGTCGGCTACATCGAGTCAATCGTCAAGATCTTACGACATTGTTAAATACCGTAGAAACCCTTTAAGTGCTGAAGTAAATGCGAATCTACATTACCTGATGGCTCCTGCAATCAGGCTAAGTGAAATGTATTACATTGCTTCGGAGTGTTCATATGCAGGCAATCCCACAGCTGCGGTCAATTATCTTAAACAGGTTCGTGAAGCCAGACAAATAGGTGATCCCCTGTCCATCAATAATGAAGAAGATTTAATAAAAGAGTTACTTAAGGATGCACGTAAAGAGTGGTTAGCAGAAGGCCAGCTGTTCTATATGTATAAGCGGCTGAACAGAGGCATAGTAGGCCAAACCGGTGTCATCATTCCTGCTTCCGATAACATTTTTGTGCTCCCTCTTCCTAACGATGAGATTGTTTATGGTGGCAGATAA
- a CDS encoding SusC/RagA family TonB-linked outer membrane protein, with product MKLTTILLLVGALHLSAATFSQTVTLSRRKTSLKQVFKEIKKQTGYFFFYKGQLLQDKPDVTVEFVKASLTDALNASLKDQNLSYSIVNKTIVISRQENVALTPERAAVKVEVKGVVFDKTTGETIPGVTISVKNGASVGVTNDKGEFKVNVDEGSILVFSYVGYDLLEAKATGGKTLEIKLNAKLTQMNDVVVTGYQTIKKDNYTGNAITISGDQLKRVNPQNLLQSIGTFDPSFKLIDNNLAGSNPNRIPSINVRGASALPSGDGQVLRRDDILGTANMPVFMLDGYEVSVQKVFDLDVNRIASVTSLKDAAATAIYGSRAANGVIVITTKTPLEGKLRVEYNYELNLTAADLSDYQVLNAAEKLDYEVLAGLYNSAKQQVSQDQLDEIYYHKKANVIGGVNSYWLSQPLRNTIGHKHAVNLDGGSQAFRYNVNLRYQTRPGAMKGSERNQYSGGMSFQYNLNKIQFRNELSITQVGATESPYGDFSNYVRMNPYYPLQDANGMIMRISDVYEKQDRSKEYVFNPLYDASLSSFNKSKYTEIIDNLSADVEVAKNLRLRAQMSITTRSNSDDVFTSPLANKYYLYTTDKIEEKGEYMNREMKETYWDSNIRLTWLKQIGDNYFNALVGVNARTELRDQKEFTAIGFANDRFTSIGFAKGYAEDGKPQSRLEKARLFGSFFTMNYSYKNRYLMDGTVRIDGSSKFGVNNKLAPFWSFGLGWNVHQEEFLKGNNVISQLRIKASTGLTGSVEFDPYLSKTIYKYNTGNWYSSGIGANVNNYGNENLGWQKTRMTDIGIDIGLFKDRIMITPRIYKKFTKDILADITLPPSTGFLSYKENLGDMENKGAELGLTVDAVRSKDWSVNLNASMVSNRNKVVRISNALKKYNDRADELQSLKPGDGGYRGIPLLRFSEGQPFNAIYGVRSLGIDPENGRELYIKKDGTLTYDYDKRDYVVIGDPNPKVSGYFGGTVNYKRFSLYVQFQTFFGGDKYNLTLVERVENADPKYNVDKRVFEEKWKQSGDLSFYKNIADNGETDVSSRFIQPDNLINLQSLNVSYDMNKKFASKLSMTSLMFQVTANDLVRWSSVKEERGINYPFTRSLTFSIRAAF from the coding sequence ATGAAATTGACTACAATCTTACTATTGGTCGGTGCTTTACATTTGTCGGCAGCCACCTTCTCCCAAACAGTAACGCTCTCTCGAAGAAAAACCTCGCTTAAACAAGTTTTTAAGGAGATAAAAAAGCAAACGGGCTATTTTTTCTTTTACAAAGGTCAGTTGCTGCAGGATAAACCAGATGTTACCGTCGAGTTTGTTAAGGCATCGTTGACAGATGCGTTGAATGCTTCTTTAAAAGATCAAAACTTGAGCTATAGCATTGTGAACAAAACGATCGTAATCAGTAGACAGGAAAATGTAGCTCTTACACCAGAACGTGCAGCTGTAAAAGTTGAAGTTAAGGGTGTAGTGTTTGATAAAACGACAGGTGAAACCATTCCAGGTGTTACCATTTCCGTTAAAAATGGTGCAAGTGTAGGCGTTACCAACGATAAAGGAGAATTTAAAGTCAATGTTGATGAAGGAAGTATTCTGGTGTTTAGTTATGTCGGCTACGACTTGTTAGAAGCGAAAGCTACAGGAGGAAAAACACTTGAGATTAAGCTTAACGCTAAATTAACCCAAATGAACGATGTGGTGGTAACGGGTTATCAAACGATTAAAAAAGATAACTATACCGGTAATGCGATAACCATATCTGGTGATCAGCTGAAAAGGGTAAATCCACAAAATCTGCTTCAAAGTATTGGAACATTCGATCCTTCATTTAAACTGATCGATAATAATCTGGCAGGCTCCAATCCCAACAGAATTCCTTCCATCAATGTTAGAGGCGCTTCTGCACTGCCAAGCGGTGATGGGCAGGTGTTAAGGAGGGACGACATTCTTGGAACCGCAAACATGCCTGTTTTCATGCTCGATGGATATGAAGTAAGCGTGCAGAAAGTATTCGATTTGGATGTGAATAGAATTGCATCAGTTACCTCATTGAAAGATGCAGCGGCAACAGCAATCTATGGTTCACGCGCAGCCAATGGTGTAATTGTGATTACCACTAAAACACCTCTTGAAGGGAAATTAAGGGTAGAATACAACTACGAATTGAATCTTACTGCTGCAGACCTAAGTGATTACCAGGTTTTAAATGCAGCTGAAAAACTAGATTATGAAGTCCTGGCAGGATTATACAATTCTGCGAAACAACAGGTGTCTCAGGATCAGCTCGATGAAATATATTACCACAAAAAAGCCAATGTGATTGGTGGCGTTAACAGTTATTGGCTATCGCAACCCCTGCGTAACACGATTGGACATAAACATGCGGTGAATCTGGATGGTGGTTCACAGGCCTTTAGGTATAATGTAAACCTTCGCTACCAAACAAGACCCGGAGCCATGAAAGGGTCTGAAAGGAATCAATATTCAGGTGGAATGAGTTTTCAGTATAATCTGAACAAAATTCAATTCAGAAATGAGTTATCCATAACACAAGTGGGCGCTACCGAATCTCCCTATGGCGATTTTTCTAATTATGTACGGATGAATCCCTATTATCCATTGCAGGATGCCAATGGCATGATTATGCGGATTTCGGATGTATATGAAAAACAAGACCGATCGAAAGAATATGTTTTTAATCCATTGTATGATGCCTCTTTAAGTAGTTTCAATAAATCCAAGTACACCGAAATTATTGATAACCTTTCTGCGGATGTAGAGGTGGCTAAGAACCTTCGGTTAAGGGCTCAAATGAGCATAACCACACGATCGAATTCTGATGATGTATTTACCTCGCCGCTGGCAAATAAATATTACCTGTACACAACAGATAAAATAGAGGAGAAGGGGGAATACATGAACAGGGAAATGAAGGAAACCTATTGGGATAGTAATATTAGGTTAACCTGGCTCAAGCAGATCGGTGACAATTATTTTAACGCATTGGTAGGGGTTAATGCCCGCACAGAGCTGCGCGATCAAAAAGAATTTACGGCTATCGGATTTGCCAATGATCGTTTTACCAGTATAGGCTTTGCCAAGGGTTATGCTGAAGATGGAAAACCTCAAAGCAGGCTCGAAAAAGCACGACTTTTTGGCTCTTTCTTTACCATGAACTACTCCTATAAAAATAGATACCTGATGGATGGAACTGTTCGTATTGATGGTTCTTCAAAATTTGGAGTGAACAACAAACTGGCTCCTTTTTGGTCATTCGGATTAGGATGGAATGTACACCAGGAAGAATTTCTTAAGGGCAATAATGTCATTAGCCAGTTGAGAATAAAGGCCTCCACCGGACTAACGGGTTCGGTAGAATTTGATCCTTACTTATCAAAAACCATTTATAAGTATAATACCGGAAATTGGTATTCATCGGGTATTGGTGCCAACGTAAACAATTATGGGAATGAAAACCTGGGCTGGCAAAAAACGAGGATGACGGATATTGGTATCGATATCGGGTTGTTTAAAGATCGTATCATGATTACGCCGAGGATCTATAAGAAGTTTACCAAAGATATTTTGGCTGATATTACCTTACCGCCATCAACAGGATTTCTATCCTATAAAGAAAACCTTGGCGACATGGAGAACAAAGGTGCTGAATTGGGCTTAACCGTAGATGCTGTAAGAAGCAAAGACTGGTCGGTAAACCTGAATGCAAGCATGGTTTCCAACAGAAACAAAGTAGTGAGAATTTCAAATGCCTTAAAAAAATACAATGATCGGGCAGACGAACTGCAGTCGTTGAAACCAGGAGATGGCGGTTACAGAGGGATTCCCTTACTTCGGTTTAGCGAAGGACAACCATTTAATGCCATTTATGGTGTGCGGTCGCTGGGCATAGATCCTGAAAACGGACGTGAGCTCTATATCAAAAAAGATGGTACACTTACCTATGATTATGATAAGAGAGATTATGTGGTAATAGGCGATCCTAATCCGAAAGTGAGCGGCTACTTTGGTGGAACGGTTAACTACAAAAGATTTAGTCTTTATGTGCAGTTTCAAACTTTTTTCGGGGGCGACAAATATAACCTCACCCTGGTAGAGCGGGTTGAAAATGCTGATCCAAAATATAACGTTGATAAGCGTGTATTCGAAGAAAAATGGAAGCAATCTGGCGATCTCTCTTTTTATAAGAATATAGCAGATAATGGCGAGACCGATGTGAGCTCGAGATTTATACAACCTGATAATCTGATCAACCTTCAGTCACTCAACGTTTCTTATGATATGAATAAAAAATTCGCATCTAAATTATCAATGACGAGTCTGATGTTTCAGGTGACGGCCAATGATTTGGTGCGTTGGTCATCAGTAAAAGAAGAAAGGGGAATTAATTATCCGTTTACCAGGAGTTTAACCTTTTCAATTAGAGCAGCTTTTTAA
- a CDS encoding RNA polymerase subunit sigma-70, translating into MRVYGSYSDSELAFLLTQGDELAFTEIYNRFYGLLFIHASRRLNDEEEAKDVLHQLFESLWVKRLQVAPDGNLSAYLYTAVRNRVLDVFAHQKVESKYVDSLQDYIDQDHVSTDYRVREKQMALLIEQEIDALPPKMREIFILSRKENKSHKEIALELGLSELTVKTQVKKALRILKSRLGLVVYVAFLLKTYR; encoded by the coding sequence ATGCGTGTTTACGGTTCATATTCTGATAGCGAATTGGCATTCTTGTTAACTCAAGGTGACGAATTGGCTTTTACTGAAATTTATAACCGCTTTTATGGACTACTTTTTATCCATGCCAGCAGGCGCTTAAATGATGAGGAAGAAGCAAAAGATGTATTACACCAGTTATTCGAATCGCTTTGGGTGAAACGTTTGCAGGTTGCTCCTGACGGTAATTTATCGGCTTATTTATACACAGCAGTGCGTAACCGTGTACTGGATGTGTTTGCGCATCAAAAAGTAGAAAGTAAATACGTTGATTCTTTACAGGATTACATCGATCAGGATCACGTATCGACTGATTATCGGGTGCGAGAAAAGCAAATGGCACTATTAATTGAGCAGGAAATTGATGCTTTGCCACCCAAAATGCGCGAAATATTTATTTTAAGTCGAAAAGAAAATAAATCGCATAAAGAAATTGCACTCGAACTGGGGCTTTCTGAATTAACGGTTAAAACACAGGTTAAAAAAGCACTAAGAATCCTTAAATCGCGGTTAGGGCTGGTGGTTTATGTTGCTTTTCTTTTGAAAACCTATCGGTAA
- a CDS encoding histone H1, whose amino-acid sequence MDKFKKVQDLISSVEADVTKFYDGGNAAAGTRVRKAMQDLKVLAQEIRAEVTDKKNSAK is encoded by the coding sequence ATGGACAAATTTAAAAAAGTACAAGATCTAATCTCTTCTGTTGAAGCAGATGTAACTAAGTTTTATGATGGTGGTAATGCTGCAGCTGGTACACGTGTGCGTAAAGCAATGCAAGACCTAAAAGTTTTAGCCCAGGAAATTAGAGCTGAAGTAACTGATAAAAAAAATAGCGCTAAATAA
- a CDS encoding type I methionyl aminopeptidase, translating into MILYKTNEEVELMQISALLVSDTLAEVAKILKPGITTLEIDRIANEFILDNGAVPSFYNYNGFPFHIITSVNDVVVHGFPTKDELKDGDIISVDVGTIKNGFHGDHAYTFIIGEVSEAVLKLVKTTKESLFLGIKEAVVGKRIGDIGAAIQSHNEKQGYGVVRDLVGHGLGKDMHEDPQVPNYGRKGNGLLLRENLVVAIEPMINMGKKDVFLDEDGWTIRTADGSPSVHFEHDVCIKKGEALILSNYAPIEAAEKQNSNLNTSYY; encoded by the coding sequence ATGATTTTATATAAAACCAACGAAGAAGTAGAACTGATGCAAATCAGTGCCTTACTGGTGAGCGATACCCTTGCAGAAGTAGCTAAAATATTAAAGCCAGGCATTACAACCCTGGAAATTGACAGGATAGCCAACGAATTTATACTTGATAACGGTGCTGTACCTTCCTTTTACAACTATAATGGCTTTCCTTTCCATATTATTACCTCGGTAAATGATGTGGTGGTACATGGCTTTCCGACTAAAGATGAATTGAAAGATGGCGATATTATCTCAGTAGATGTGGGGACCATAAAAAATGGTTTTCACGGCGATCATGCTTATACTTTTATCATCGGAGAAGTATCGGAGGCAGTATTAAAGCTGGTTAAAACAACTAAGGAATCGCTTTTTCTTGGAATTAAAGAAGCTGTTGTAGGTAAACGCATAGGCGATATTGGCGCAGCTATCCAAAGCCATAACGAAAAGCAGGGTTACGGCGTTGTAAGAGACCTGGTTGGCCATGGTTTAGGTAAAGACATGCATGAAGATCCGCAGGTACCTAATTATGGAAGAAAAGGCAATGGTTTACTATTACGAGAAAATCTGGTGGTGGCCATAGAGCCCATGATCAATATGGGTAAAAAAGACGTCTTTCTGGATGAAGATGGCTGGACAATCAGAACAGCAGACGGAAGTCCTTCTGTGCATTTTGAACATGATGTATGCATTAAAAAGGGTGAAGCGCTTATTCTCTCTAATTATGCGCCTATCGAAGCCGCAGAAAAGCAGAACAGCAACCTCAATACTTCTTATTACTAG
- a CDS encoding hydroxyacid dehydrogenase: MKIVFFSAKPYDHEFFESANKHYDFELEFWETHLGPHIADAIKAGTDVVCVFVNDKLTAEVIATLAQKGVKIIALRCAGFNNVDLNAAKQHGIRVCRVPAYSPQAVAEHAVAMLLTLNRKTHKAYNRVREQNFSLSGLMGFNLFGKTVGVIGTGEIGTAFCKIMLGFGCRVMAFDPFVNASLASAGVEYLPFHEVIKEADMISLHCPLTPENHYLIGSNSLSTMKKGVTLINTSRGGLINTREVIEALKTGQLAALGIDVYEQEEQLFFKDLSGSIIGDDDIQRLISFPNVLLTGHQAFFTQEALTEIAESTLKTVKILSENKAEEEVSDAILV; encoded by the coding sequence ATGAAGATTGTATTTTTTTCTGCGAAGCCTTACGACCATGAATTTTTTGAAAGTGCTAACAAACATTATGATTTTGAACTGGAATTTTGGGAAACCCATCTCGGACCTCATATTGCCGACGCGATAAAAGCTGGTACTGATGTGGTTTGTGTATTTGTAAACGATAAACTTACGGCTGAGGTTATCGCTACATTGGCACAAAAGGGGGTAAAAATTATTGCCTTGCGTTGTGCAGGCTTTAATAATGTGGATTTGAATGCGGCCAAACAACACGGCATTCGTGTTTGCCGTGTTCCGGCTTATTCGCCACAAGCCGTTGCAGAACATGCAGTAGCCATGTTGCTTACCCTAAATCGTAAAACCCATAAGGCTTATAATCGTGTACGTGAACAGAATTTTTCACTCTCGGGTTTAATGGGTTTTAATCTTTTTGGAAAAACAGTAGGGGTGATTGGTACCGGGGAAATTGGCACTGCTTTCTGTAAAATTATGCTTGGTTTTGGTTGCCGCGTAATGGCTTTTGATCCTTTTGTGAATGCATCATTAGCAAGTGCAGGCGTAGAGTATTTGCCGTTTCATGAAGTCATAAAAGAAGCGGATATGATTTCGCTGCATTGCCCGCTTACACCAGAGAACCATTACCTGATTGGATCGAATAGCTTATCGACGATGAAAAAAGGGGTGACATTAATCAATACAAGCAGGGGTGGATTGATTAATACGCGAGAGGTAATTGAAGCCCTAAAAACCGGGCAGCTTGCTGCACTGGGAATCGATGTGTACGAGCAGGAAGAACAGCTCTTTTTTAAAGATCTTTCCGGAAGTATTATTGGAGATGATGATATTCAGCGATTAATCAGTTTTCCGAATGTTTTGCTCACCGGACATCAGGCTTTTTTTACACAAGAGGCCTTAACAGAAATTGCAGAATCTACTTTGAAAACGGTTAAGATATTATCGGAAAATAAGGCTGAAGAGGAAGTTTCAGATGCAATATTGGTTTAA
- a CDS encoding RNA-binding protein, producing the protein METTNLKDGDYCTVVKGTHIGKSGKVSDINTSKTGHITITVEQDNAIRFKTLGRNVVLQEHTK; encoded by the coding sequence ATGGAGACTACAAATTTAAAAGATGGCGACTACTGCACGGTAGTTAAAGGAACGCATATCGGTAAATCTGGCAAGGTGAGCGATATAAATACCAGTAAAACAGGTCACATTACAATTACAGTAGAACAAGACAACGCCATTAGGTTCAAAACCCTTGGCAGAAACGTGGTATTACAAGAGCACACAAAATAG